The uncultured Mailhella sp. genome segment GCTGAGGGGGTAGAGCTTCTTGATGTCGTCCAGCGTGGCCACGCCGCCTGCGGCCACCACGGGCACGGGGCTTGCGTGCGCGAGGCGCGAGAGCATGGGCATGTTCACGCCGCTCTGCATGCCGTCGCGGGCGATGTCGGTGTAGATGATGAAGGCCGTGCCGTCGCCCACGAGGCGGGGCATGACTTCATCCACGGTGAGTCCGGCGTCGGTCACCCAGCCGCGGGTTTTGAGGCGGCCGTCCACGGCGTCGAGGGAGACGCCGATTTTTCCGGGAAAGAGCGAGCAGAGCCTCGCGTATTCCCGGGGCTTTTCCAGCGCCATGGTGCCGATGATGAGCCTGGCGACGCCGGCGTCGAACCACATGCGGGCGGCGTCTTCGTCGCGCACGCCGCCGCCGAGCTCGATGGGAATGTCGAGCGCGCGGCTGATGCGGGCCACGAGATCGGCGTTGACGCTTTTGCCCTGAAACGCGCCGTCGAGATCAATGAGATGCAGCCATTCGGCACCCTGCTCCTGCCAGTGCAGGGCGGCGGCCACGGGATCGTCGCTGAAAATGGTGGATTCGTCGGCCTTGCCCTGCTTCAGACGCACGGCCTTGCCGTTCTGCAGATCGACTGCGGGAAAGATGATCATAGTCCGAACGCCTCCACGGCCTTGTCCATGCCTTCGGCCGCGAGTTCCTGCGCCGTGA includes the following:
- the hisA gene encoding 1-(5-phosphoribosyl)-5-[(5-phosphoribosylamino)methylideneamino]imidazole-4-carboxamide isomerase codes for the protein MIIFPAVDLQNGKAVRLKQGKADESTIFSDDPVAAALHWQEQGAEWLHLIDLDGAFQGKSVNADLVARISRALDIPIELGGGVRDEDAARMWFDAGVARLIIGTMALEKPREYARLCSLFPGKIGVSLDAVDGRLKTRGWVTDAGLTVDEVMPRLVGDGTAFIIYTDIARDGMQSGVNMPMLSRLAHASPVPVVAAGGVATLDDIKKLYPLSVEANLQGAISGRAIYEGTLNLPEAMAWIKAQKA